A region from the Benincasa hispida cultivar B227 chromosome 12, ASM972705v1, whole genome shotgun sequence genome encodes:
- the LOC120092575 gene encoding allene oxide cyclase, chloroplastic-like, whose translation MASFSSCRAISSLKIPSSGTPSPSKTQTFLGFNLSQSQSFSAPRFRSSSSSSSPPITSNNSTITSLLFNKSKPVSDSPKSAKVQEMFAYEINERDRGSPAFLKLSKKAENSLGDLVPFSNKLYSGDLQKRLGITAGICILIQHSPEKKGDRYEAIYSFYFGDYGHITVQGAYLTYQDTYLAVTGGSGIFEGVSGQVKLQQIVFPFKLFYTFYLKGIGDLPAELLGKPVTPSPTVEPAPAAKSCDPSAAISNFTD comes from the exons ATGGCGTCCTTCAGTTCTTGCAGAGCGATTTCTTCCCTGAAAATACCCAGCTCTGGAACCCCATCGCCCTCTAAAACCCAGACGTTTTTGGGTTTTAATCTCTCACAATCACAGTCCTTCTCTGCTCCAAGATTCagatcttcatcatcttcatcatcccCTCCAATTACCTCCAACAACTCAACAATCACATCACTCCTTTTCAACAAATCCAAACCGGTTTCAGATTCTCCAAAATCCG CAAAAGTTCAAGAAATGTTCGCGTACGAGATAAACGAGCGAGACAGGGGAAGTCCAGCATTCCTAAAATTGAGCAAGAAGGCAGAGAATTCACTGGGAGATCTGGTCCCATTCAGCAACAAGCTCTACTCTGGCGACCTACAAAAGCGGCTCGGCATAACGGCCGGCATCTGCATCCTCATCCAGCACTCGCCGGAAAAGAAAGGAGACCGCTACGAGGCCATCTACAGCTTCTACTTCGGCGATTACGGCCATATAACGGTGCAGGGCGCCTACTTGACTTATCAAGACACTTACTTAGCCGTCACCGGTGGCAGTGGCATCTTTGAAGGTGTCTCCGGCCAGGTCAAGTTGCAGCAGATCGTTTTCCCTTTTAAGCTGTTTTACACCTTTTATTTAAAGGGGATTGGGGATTTGCCGGCTGAGTTGTTGGGGAAGCCTGTTACGCCGTCTCCTACCGTCGAGCCGGCGCCTGCGGCCAAGTCTTGTGATCCTTCTGCTGCCATTTCTAACTTTACCGATTGA